In Miscanthus floridulus cultivar M001 chromosome 5, ASM1932011v1, whole genome shotgun sequence, one genomic interval encodes:
- the LOC136453823 gene encoding uncharacterized protein, giving the protein MADSSADTDHSHRDGKHRRSHLHHLNVQVPPVTSNIGCFAGCFRPSPTSSSPVAHGISCLGHGHGHADRPASPSLIRSPSAWIKAKGQSLGSGRHARRRSRDFQYDALSYARNFDEGGTDGEGEEEAGLAASDALKHRCFTSRLPTSPPPESPSGMATSGNGKAVEQRETGRDDLE; this is encoded by the coding sequence ATGGCTGATTCCTCTGCCGACACGGACCATAGCCATCGCGACGGAAAGCACCGGCGATCGCACCTCCACCACCTGAATGTCCAGGTCCCTCCCGTGACCAGCAACATTGGCTGCTTCGCCGGCTGTTTCCGCCCGTCCCCAACATCGTCTTCCCCCGTCGCGCACGGCATCAGCTGCCTCGGACACGGACACGGGCACGCAGACCGGCCGGCGTCCCCGTCTCTGATCCGGTCGCCATCGGCGTGGATCAAGGCAAAGGGTCAGAGCCTCGGGTCTGGCAGGCACGCGCGTCGCCGGTCCCGGGACTTCCAGTACGACGCCCTCAGCTACGCGCGTAACTTCGACGAGGGCGGCACGGACGGCGAGGGCGAGGAGGAGGCCGGGCTTGCAGCGAGCGACGCGCTCAAGCACCGGTGCTTCACGTCCAGGCTCCCCACGTCGCCACCGCCCGAGTCCCCGTCGGGGATGGCCACCAGCGGCAATGGCAAGGCAGTGGAGCAGCGCGAAACAGGCCGTGATGATTTGGAATGA